One window of Streptomyces sp. FIT100 genomic DNA carries:
- a CDS encoding MHYT domain-containing protein, with amino-acid sequence MGHLDHATFGWLTPALSYVMACIGAALGLRCTVRALEASGSSRRNWLITAASAIGTGIWTMHFVAMLGFGVTGTDIRYNVPLTILSLIVAMLVVGAGVFAVGYSRDRVRALLLGGLTTGLGVASMHYLGMAALRLHGEVRYDPLLVALSVAIAVIAATAALWAALNIKSPVAVAVASLVMGAAVSSMHYTGMLAVSVRVEPSGPALPGATAMQFIFPLAVGLGSYLFLTSAFVALSPTARERAAYASAERITEPGERAPDQGGRSTEPGGRSTESGGRSTEPAGVPR; translated from the coding sequence ATGGGACACCTGGACCACGCCACCTTCGGCTGGCTGACCCCCGCGCTGTCGTACGTGATGGCCTGCATCGGCGCCGCCCTCGGCCTGCGCTGCACCGTACGGGCGCTCGAAGCGAGCGGCAGTTCACGCCGCAACTGGCTCATCACCGCCGCATCCGCCATCGGCACCGGCATCTGGACGATGCACTTCGTCGCCATGCTCGGCTTCGGTGTCACCGGCACCGACATCCGCTACAACGTGCCGCTGACCATCCTCAGCCTGATCGTCGCCATGCTCGTCGTCGGCGCCGGGGTCTTCGCCGTCGGCTACAGCCGCGACCGCGTCAGAGCCCTGCTGCTCGGAGGGCTCACCACCGGACTCGGCGTCGCGAGCATGCACTACCTCGGCATGGCCGCGCTCCGCCTGCACGGCGAAGTGCGCTACGACCCGCTGCTCGTCGCGCTCTCCGTCGCCATCGCCGTGATCGCCGCGACCGCCGCCCTCTGGGCGGCGCTCAACATCAAGTCACCCGTCGCGGTCGCCGTCGCCTCCCTCGTCATGGGCGCGGCGGTCAGCAGCATGCACTACACCGGGATGCTCGCGGTCAGCGTGCGTGTCGAGCCCTCGGGCCCGGCACTGCCCGGGGCCACGGCGATGCAGTTCATCTTCCCCCTCGCCGTCGGCCTCGGGTCGTACCTCTTCCTCACCTCCGCCTTCGTCGCCCTCTCCCCGACGGCGCGGGAACGGGCCGCCTACGCCTCGGCCGAGCGGATCACCGAACCGGGCGAACGGGCCCCCGACCAGGGCGGACGCAGCACCGAGCCGGGCGGACGCAGCACCGAGTCGGGCGGACGGAGTACCGAGCCGGCCGGCGTCCCCCGGTAG
- a CDS encoding glycosyltransferase family protein yields the protein MRIAMYWHNGRSLGHTAESAKVAHGLSGSGEEVQISGLTGAYRGLDLLPAGMDVVKLPAFTNYDSVAGWGTRGRTAMETGPLFRMRAEMAEVFLRHYAPDVLLVNHLPRGAGDELVPALTGTRGSGGRRVLTLRGVLFDAGKTDREYFRGESARWIDRHFDAIHVHTHPEVFRLEDHYSVPDFLRGRIQYTGYLVAESRLGRDAARAELGVDDGERLVLAAMGGGQGAMPLWTALIDALAERSTEFDRARLVTGPYLEPADAEALRERAAPLPWLEIVSYEPSMMTWMAAADLFIGAAGANMLSEVLAVGCNSVVIPRQVRESEQRIHARLLANRGLVRMSDLDEVLSGAVGPTLTEALREPLSPKAGHLLGGARRYAALLGGGA from the coding sequence GTGCGGATCGCCATGTACTGGCACAACGGCAGAAGCCTCGGGCACACCGCAGAGAGCGCGAAGGTGGCGCACGGGCTTTCCGGCAGCGGTGAGGAAGTGCAGATCTCGGGGCTGACCGGCGCCTATCGCGGGCTCGACCTGCTGCCGGCCGGCATGGACGTGGTGAAGCTGCCCGCCTTCACCAACTACGACAGCGTCGCCGGATGGGGCACCCGCGGGCGGACGGCAATGGAGACCGGGCCTCTCTTCCGGATGCGCGCGGAGATGGCCGAGGTCTTTCTGCGTCACTACGCGCCCGACGTCCTTCTGGTCAACCATCTGCCCAGGGGTGCCGGAGACGAGCTGGTCCCGGCGCTGACCGGCACCAGGGGCAGCGGCGGTCGGCGCGTGCTCACCCTGCGCGGTGTCCTCTTCGACGCCGGCAAGACCGACCGTGAGTACTTCCGCGGGGAAAGCGCCCGCTGGATCGACCGGCACTTCGATGCGATCCATGTGCACACCCACCCCGAAGTGTTCCGCCTCGAAGACCACTACAGCGTGCCGGATTTCCTCCGGGGGCGGATCCAGTACACCGGCTACCTGGTCGCCGAGTCCCGCCTCGGCAGGGACGCGGCACGGGCGGAGCTGGGTGTCGACGACGGCGAGCGTCTGGTGCTGGCCGCCATGGGCGGTGGGCAGGGTGCGATGCCGTTGTGGACAGCGCTCATCGACGCGCTGGCCGAGCGCAGCACGGAGTTCGACCGGGCGCGGCTGGTGACCGGCCCGTATCTGGAGCCGGCGGACGCCGAAGCGCTGCGGGAGCGTGCCGCCCCGCTGCCGTGGCTGGAGATCGTCTCCTACGAGCCGTCGATGATGACGTGGATGGCGGCGGCCGACCTGTTCATCGGGGCCGCGGGCGCGAACATGCTCAGCGAGGTGCTCGCGGTCGGCTGCAACAGCGTCGTCATCCCGCGCCAGGTAAGGGAGTCCGAGCAGCGCATCCACGCCCGGCTGCTCGCGAACCGCGGACTGGTGCGCATGAGCGACCTCGACGAGGTGCTCTCCGGCGCCGTGGGCCCGACCCTGACCGAGGCCCTGCGCGAACCCCTGTCTCCCAAGGCCGGGCACCTGCTCGGCGGTGCCCGGCGTTATGCGGCGCTGCTGGGGGGTGGCGCATGA
- a CDS encoding phosphotransferase enzyme family protein, with protein sequence MGKMFNELARATRLKWLRSAAFETLEHYAIPRNRLKLLQYEDNAVYLVEGDGMRHVLRMSVHDGRSAQEQSSELAWIDSLVSGKAVIAPKPVPTRSTGMVTSLALPRWPEPVTSVVFEWIPGESSPASLSATAAEQLGRLTANLHEHAMQYRPPADFTRPTWGYGEIFEGGAAVTDPVAHDRLSDTERALLLQVCRTVCDRLPERTPHEWGLIHADLHRGNVVATPDDDVAVIDFDDCGPGYYMLDVASVLSSFLRTCDPQEYPEFTERYVRGYRSIRGLPPSAERLSEFLVMRDMIILNFVLSSRNEAVLEWGPARSKGILNTMRDYLSSGKYPGHLNLAAL encoded by the coding sequence ATGGGCAAAATGTTCAATGAATTGGCGCGAGCCACTCGACTGAAATGGCTGAGGTCGGCAGCCTTCGAGACTCTTGAGCATTACGCGATTCCCAGAAACAGACTGAAGTTGCTCCAATACGAGGACAATGCGGTGTACCTCGTCGAGGGTGATGGAATGCGCCATGTCCTGCGCATGTCCGTGCACGACGGACGAAGCGCGCAGGAGCAGAGTTCGGAGCTCGCCTGGATCGATTCGCTCGTCTCCGGCAAAGCGGTGATCGCTCCGAAGCCCGTACCCACCCGCTCGACGGGCATGGTCACGAGCCTCGCGCTCCCCAGGTGGCCCGAGCCGGTGACGTCCGTGGTCTTCGAATGGATTCCGGGGGAGTCGTCTCCGGCGAGCTTGAGCGCGACCGCCGCCGAACAGCTGGGACGTCTCACGGCGAACCTCCATGAGCATGCCATGCAGTACCGCCCCCCTGCCGATTTCACGCGCCCGACCTGGGGGTACGGGGAGATCTTCGAGGGCGGCGCGGCGGTGACCGACCCGGTGGCGCACGACCGGCTCAGCGATACGGAGCGAGCCCTGCTGCTTCAGGTGTGCAGAACTGTGTGCGACCGGCTGCCCGAACGGACTCCTCACGAGTGGGGCTTGATTCACGCCGACTTGCATCGCGGCAACGTGGTCGCCACCCCGGATGACGATGTGGCGGTGATCGACTTCGACGACTGCGGCCCCGGGTACTACATGCTCGACGTAGCCTCCGTACTCTCGTCGTTCCTGCGCACCTGCGACCCCCAGGAGTATCCGGAATTCACCGAGAGGTACGTCCGCGGATACCGCTCGATCCGCGGACTTCCACCCTCGGCGGAACGCCTCAGTGAATTCTTGGTCATGCGCGACATGATCATTTTGAATTTTGTACTGAGCTCCAGGAATGAAGCGGTTCTCGAGTGGGGACCAGCTCGCTCCAAGGGGATTCTCAACACCATGCGGGATTACCTTTCATCCGGAAAGTACCCTGGGCATCTGAATCTTGCCGCTCTATAG
- a CDS encoding class I fructose-bisphosphate aldolase, with the protein MKKTTFLESRPRQTFDGFSIRLRRLFSPATGRSLVIPLDHAITIGPAGGLEHPRAIVEAAALGNANAVMLRPGMVDCLSVPGAERLGVIMALTGRLAAGVDHVLLNSVEYAAAHAADAVCGEFKFGSAGDLENARVIAQLAERAHGMGLPVLVTVYSLPDALDRMGPSAYAHACRIAEEIGADVIKTSLPDDAEVIAQCVDSTSVPIVLAGGPPNASTELERFLRRAVDQGVRGAAIGRRAWAADKPVEAIRSLASAVHGGSPHV; encoded by the coding sequence ATGAAGAAGACGACCTTCCTGGAATCTCGGCCGAGGCAGACTTTCGACGGGTTTTCCATTCGATTGCGCCGCCTGTTCTCGCCGGCCACCGGCAGAAGCCTTGTCATCCCGCTCGACCACGCCATCACCATCGGACCGGCTGGAGGTCTGGAGCATCCTCGCGCCATCGTTGAGGCCGCCGCTCTGGGAAACGCGAACGCGGTCATGCTCCGGCCGGGCATGGTCGACTGCCTCTCGGTCCCGGGGGCCGAGCGGCTCGGCGTCATCATGGCGCTGACCGGTCGGCTGGCGGCGGGCGTGGACCACGTCCTGCTCAACTCGGTGGAGTACGCCGCGGCCCACGCCGCCGACGCCGTATGCGGAGAGTTCAAGTTCGGCTCGGCCGGCGATCTCGAGAACGCACGCGTCATCGCTCAACTCGCCGAGCGGGCTCACGGCATGGGCCTGCCCGTCCTGGTCACGGTCTACAGCCTTCCCGATGCCTTGGACAGAATGGGCCCGAGCGCCTACGCCCACGCCTGCCGGATCGCCGAGGAAATCGGGGCCGATGTCATCAAGACCTCGCTGCCTGACGACGCCGAGGTCATCGCCCAATGCGTGGACAGCACCTCGGTCCCCATCGTGCTGGCGGGTGGACCGCCCAATGCGTCGACGGAGCTGGAGCGGTTCCTGCGCCGCGCGGTGGACCAGGGTGTCCGCGGCGCCGCGATCGGTCGCCGCGCCTGGGCTGCGGACAAGCCGGTGGAGGCCATCCGCAGCCTGGCGTCCGCGGTGCACGGGGGCTCGCCCCATGTCTGA
- a CDS encoding class I SAM-dependent methyltransferase, translating to MTDDHTHVQEFFGARAAGWDARFPDDGPAYAAGVAALGLRHADAVLDAGCGTARALPALREAVGPAGTVVGADLTPQMLDAAARAGRDRAGALLLADVARLPLRTGALDAVFAAGLIAHLPQPAENLRELARVVRPGGRLALFHPIGRAALAARQGRMVSDDDLRAEPRLGPLLSVAGWRLVSYADEDARFLALAVRQD from the coding sequence ATGACCGACGACCACACACACGTCCAGGAGTTCTTCGGCGCCCGCGCGGCCGGCTGGGACGCGCGCTTCCCGGACGACGGACCCGCCTACGCCGCCGGGGTCGCCGCCCTCGGCCTGCGCCATGCCGACGCCGTGCTGGACGCGGGCTGCGGCACGGCGCGCGCACTGCCCGCGCTGCGCGAGGCCGTGGGTCCGGCCGGCACGGTCGTCGGTGCGGATCTGACCCCGCAGATGCTGGACGCCGCCGCCCGCGCCGGGCGGGACCGGGCGGGTGCGCTGCTGCTCGCCGACGTGGCGCGGCTGCCGCTGCGGACGGGCGCGCTGGACGCCGTGTTCGCGGCCGGTCTGATCGCACATCTGCCGCAACCTGCCGAGAATCTGCGCGAGTTGGCCCGAGTGGTGCGCCCCGGTGGACGCCTCGCGCTGTTCCATCCGATCGGGCGGGCCGCGCTGGCCGCCCGTCAGGGCCGCATGGTCAGCGACGACGATCTGCGCGCCGAGCCCCGTCTCGGGCCGCTGCTGAGCGTCGCGGGCTGGCGGCTGGTGTCGTACGCCGACGAGGACGCGCGCTTCCTGGCCCTGGCGGTACGCCAGGACTGA
- a CDS encoding glycosyltransferase family 4 protein, whose translation MSEPRKAAAPDRSVSGLRVCLLVRYFTVGGLERVVTSLANELVARGVEVRVVALAVAKRNALMTELDPRVKAVSLSGSPARRLAAVARLTRGHVVHIHFGDGRIHPLVRFALRGRPTVVSYHSVYTHKRTWLRNRLDRCLNARVDQVIAVSEAVRDFCTTQVGLPAAQVEVVPNAIRVDCPERVDERGDGGLTVISLAGLYPHKNQAAVLAGVAEARQRGVDVRLRVIGDGPEMADLYRRGLVLGIHEAIEWYGQVWRRDLVLPLLMSSQAFVSASRFEGMPISILEAMAAGLPLVLSDIPSHHETAGDAGLYFDPDKPQELASVLESLAKDAPQRKVLGEASLGRSGLFDLDAFTARHLRVYQRAVGR comes from the coding sequence ATGAGCGAGCCGAGGAAGGCCGCGGCGCCGGACCGGTCCGTCTCCGGCCTGCGAGTGTGCCTGCTGGTGCGCTACTTCACCGTCGGCGGCCTGGAGCGGGTGGTGACCTCGCTGGCCAACGAGCTTGTGGCGCGCGGTGTCGAGGTGCGCGTCGTGGCACTGGCGGTCGCCAAGCGCAACGCGCTGATGACCGAGCTCGACCCGCGGGTGAAGGCCGTCTCCCTGTCCGGCTCGCCGGCGCGGCGGCTGGCGGCGGTGGCCCGGCTCACCCGCGGCCACGTGGTCCACATCCACTTCGGCGACGGCCGGATCCACCCTCTCGTGCGGTTCGCTCTCAGGGGCCGGCCGACGGTGGTCTCCTATCACAGCGTCTACACCCACAAGCGCACATGGCTGCGCAACCGTCTCGACCGCTGCCTCAACGCCCGCGTCGACCAGGTGATCGCGGTGTCGGAGGCGGTGCGGGACTTCTGCACCACCCAGGTAGGGCTCCCTGCGGCGCAGGTCGAGGTGGTGCCCAACGCCATCAGGGTGGACTGCCCGGAGCGCGTGGACGAACGCGGTGACGGCGGTCTCACCGTGATCAGCCTGGCCGGTCTGTACCCGCACAAGAACCAGGCGGCCGTGCTGGCCGGAGTGGCGGAGGCCCGTCAGCGCGGCGTGGACGTCCGGCTGCGTGTGATCGGTGACGGACCTGAGATGGCCGACCTCTACCGGCGCGGTCTCGTGCTGGGGATCCACGAGGCGATCGAGTGGTACGGCCAGGTCTGGCGCAGGGACCTGGTGCTTCCGCTGTTGATGTCGTCGCAGGCTTTCGTCTCGGCGAGCAGGTTCGAGGGCATGCCCATCTCCATCCTGGAGGCCATGGCGGCCGGCCTGCCACTGGTGCTGTCGGACATCCCGTCCCACCACGAGACAGCCGGCGATGCCGGGCTGTACTTCGACCCGGACAAACCCCAGGAACTCGCCTCAGTGCTGGAGTCGCTGGCGAAGGACGCCCCGCAGCGCAAGGTACTGGGCGAGGCCAGCCTGGGACGCTCCGGGCTTTTCGACCTCGACGCGTTCACCGCCCGCCATCTGCGGGTCTATCAGCGGGCGGTGGGCCGGTGA
- a CDS encoding nucleotide sugar dehydrogenase: MSEPVDLLVIGLGYVGLPLAREAVQAGLSVRGFDVSPQVVGRLNAGVSPVDGVSDDDIARMRAAGFAASCDEDNFGAPRVVVVCVPTPLGASGRPDLSHVMEAAGMVARRLKRGMLVVLESTTFPGTTDDIIRPVLEESGLRAGDDFQLAFSPERIDPGNSDHGVRNTAKVVGGYTEDCTRRAMAFYARFVVKVVAAKGTREAEMAKILENTYRQVNIALVNEMAMLSHELGVDLWNAIDCAATKPFGFAAFQPGPGVGGHCIPIDPRYLSYQARELGRRSQLIDLAHEINDGMPRYVVERAAHLVARTGGELTGARVLVLGVTYKADIADQRESPAGDVVRHLRQQGADVTYHDPYVDTWAVDGLDVPAADDLDVALCAADLTIVLQWHAQYREHVDGSRTRALFDTRGRLTDLGVAVL; this comes from the coding sequence ATGTCTGAGCCAGTTGATCTGCTGGTCATAGGTCTGGGCTATGTCGGGCTGCCGCTCGCCAGGGAAGCCGTTCAGGCCGGTCTGAGCGTCCGTGGCTTCGATGTGAGCCCGCAGGTGGTCGGGCGGCTCAACGCGGGAGTCTCCCCCGTCGACGGCGTGAGTGACGACGACATCGCACGTATGCGCGCTGCCGGCTTCGCCGCCAGCTGCGACGAGGACAACTTCGGCGCACCACGCGTGGTGGTGGTGTGCGTGCCGACGCCGCTGGGCGCAAGCGGCCGGCCGGACCTGTCCCATGTGATGGAGGCCGCCGGTATGGTGGCACGTCGCCTCAAGCGGGGCATGCTCGTCGTGCTGGAGTCCACGACCTTCCCCGGCACGACCGACGACATCATCAGGCCCGTCCTGGAGGAGTCGGGACTGCGCGCCGGTGACGACTTCCAGCTGGCCTTCTCGCCCGAGCGCATCGATCCCGGGAACTCCGATCACGGCGTGCGCAACACCGCCAAGGTCGTGGGCGGTTACACCGAGGACTGTACGCGGCGCGCCATGGCGTTCTACGCCCGCTTCGTGGTCAAGGTCGTGGCGGCCAAGGGCACCCGGGAAGCCGAAATGGCCAAAATCCTCGAGAACACCTACCGGCAGGTGAACATCGCGCTGGTCAACGAGATGGCGATGCTCAGCCATGAGCTGGGCGTCGACCTGTGGAACGCCATCGACTGCGCCGCGACCAAGCCCTTCGGCTTCGCCGCCTTCCAACCCGGCCCGGGCGTCGGCGGCCACTGCATCCCCATCGACCCTCGCTACCTCTCCTACCAGGCACGTGAGCTGGGCCGGCGGTCGCAGCTCATCGACCTGGCCCATGAGATCAACGACGGCATGCCACGGTATGTGGTCGAGCGCGCCGCCCACTTGGTCGCGCGCACGGGTGGCGAACTGACCGGTGCTCGTGTCCTGGTGCTGGGGGTCACGTACAAGGCGGACATCGCCGACCAGCGCGAGTCCCCTGCCGGCGATGTGGTGCGCCATCTCAGGCAGCAGGGCGCCGACGTCACGTATCACGACCCGTATGTCGACACCTGGGCCGTCGACGGGCTCGACGTCCCCGCCGCCGACGATCTGGACGTCGCGCTGTGCGCCGCCGACCTGACGATCGTGCTGCAGTGGCACGCGCAGTACCGGGAGCACGTCGACGGCTCCAGGACCCGAGCCCTTTTCGACACCCGGGGCCGGCTGACCGACCTCGGCGTCGCGGTGCTGTAG
- a CDS encoding nitrate- and nitrite sensing domain-containing protein, whose translation MRTPRSTPGADTPDPHGPTPPFPTAESAAQPVRGRRAHAGPPADEQPEPGADRDPATARAQGRGAGEGWRLRPRTVRAKIVSLLMVPVVSLLALWGFATVTTAQDVARLRQLQDVENRVREPVAEAVTALQTERRAALRQLTAPAAERAADLQQQARLTDAALARLSLDENHTVADAGGLPAGVTERLGRFVDSAAAIPALRTSVLDRKADWDRTYETYTGAITAAFAVQGALTGIQDTTPGSDARVLLEFGRASEMLAREDALLSTAHTTGSFGAERLRLFTGAVETRRALTESAVADLRAPERAAWRELTSQSAYRALEAAENRTLAAPAGRRAATAVPAGTWEAAHSTVRTAARDIETNARRSAADRADPFGQGLLTAAGAAVLLGLAAVAASLVISVRIGRALVVELVSLRNTALEIARHKLPHAMRRLRTGDEIDVQAEAPPGPPPQDEIAEVGEALSTVHRAALSAAVERAELASGISGVFVNLARRSQVLVHRQLNLLDSMERRAEDPNELGDLFRLDHLTTRMRRHAESLIILSGSAPGRAWRMPVPLTNVVRAAVSEIEDYARVEVRQLPESAVVGSAVADVTHLLAELVENAAQFSPPHTKVRVSGEPVGNGYALEIEDRGLGMGKEALAEANRRIEQSEALDLFDSDRLGLFVVSRLAARHEIRVRLRTSPYGGTTAVVLIPMPLLQSALPPGGTSPAGRAKETAPPVAHALAQDEESEPGATGPRALERRLDAAPPPPGVIALRLRGRPHAAEQPGSHTEPDTGAHPHPHPQQHQPHPHIHSQGQPPVPSPPHAEDEAGGLPRRVRQASLVQQLREAPRPEPAEAAGSSPRDITERTPEQARDRMAAYRAGWARGGGAAPGRNGHHSSAHSSEGDLA comes from the coding sequence ATGCGCACACCACGCAGCACCCCCGGCGCCGACACGCCAGACCCGCACGGCCCCACTCCGCCTTTCCCCACCGCCGAATCCGCCGCGCAGCCGGTGCGCGGGCGCCGCGCCCACGCCGGACCGCCCGCGGACGAACAGCCCGAACCGGGAGCCGACCGCGACCCGGCCACGGCGCGTGCCCAGGGACGGGGCGCGGGCGAGGGATGGCGGCTGCGCCCGCGGACGGTACGCGCCAAGATCGTCTCGCTGCTGATGGTCCCCGTCGTCTCCCTCCTCGCCCTCTGGGGCTTCGCCACCGTCACCACCGCCCAGGACGTCGCCCGGCTGCGCCAGCTCCAGGACGTCGAGAACCGCGTCCGCGAACCCGTCGCCGAGGCCGTCACCGCCCTCCAGACCGAACGCCGCGCCGCACTCCGCCAGCTCACCGCCCCCGCCGCCGAACGCGCCGCCGACCTCCAGCAGCAGGCCAGGCTCACCGACGCCGCGCTCGCCAGGCTCTCCCTCGACGAGAACCACACCGTCGCCGACGCGGGCGGCCTCCCCGCGGGCGTCACCGAGCGCCTCGGCCGGTTCGTCGACTCGGCCGCCGCGATCCCCGCCCTGCGCACCTCCGTCCTCGACCGCAAGGCCGACTGGGACCGTACGTACGAGACGTACACCGGCGCCATCACCGCGGCGTTCGCCGTGCAGGGCGCCCTCACCGGCATCCAGGACACCACTCCCGGCTCCGACGCCCGCGTCCTCCTGGAGTTCGGCCGCGCCTCGGAAATGCTCGCCCGCGAGGACGCGCTGCTCAGCACGGCCCACACGACCGGATCCTTCGGGGCGGAGCGTCTGCGACTGTTCACCGGCGCCGTCGAGACCCGCCGCGCCCTCACCGAATCCGCCGTCGCCGATCTACGGGCGCCCGAACGCGCCGCCTGGCGCGAACTCACCTCCCAGAGCGCCTACCGGGCACTGGAAGCGGCAGAGAACAGGACCCTCGCCGCGCCCGCCGGCCGCCGTGCCGCCACCGCCGTGCCCGCCGGCACCTGGGAGGCCGCCCACAGCACCGTCCGCACCGCCGCCCGCGACATCGAGACGAACGCCCGGCGCAGCGCCGCCGACCGGGCCGACCCCTTCGGCCAGGGACTCCTCACCGCCGCGGGCGCCGCCGTCCTCCTCGGCCTCGCCGCCGTCGCCGCCTCGCTCGTCATCTCCGTGCGCATCGGCCGCGCCCTCGTCGTCGAACTCGTCAGCCTCCGCAACACCGCCCTGGAGATCGCCCGCCACAAACTGCCCCACGCCATGCGCCGGCTCCGTACCGGCGACGAGATCGACGTCCAGGCCGAGGCACCGCCGGGACCGCCGCCGCAGGACGAGATCGCCGAGGTCGGCGAGGCGCTCTCGACCGTCCACCGGGCCGCCCTCAGCGCCGCCGTCGAACGCGCCGAACTCGCCAGCGGCATCTCCGGAGTCTTCGTCAACCTCGCCCGCCGCAGCCAGGTCCTCGTCCACCGGCAGCTCAACCTGCTCGACAGCATGGAACGCCGCGCCGAGGACCCCAACGAACTCGGCGACCTCTTCCGCCTCGACCACCTCACCACCCGTATGCGCCGCCACGCCGAGAGCCTGATCATCCTCTCCGGCTCCGCACCCGGCCGGGCCTGGCGCATGCCCGTACCGCTCACCAACGTCGTCCGCGCCGCCGTGTCCGAGATCGAGGACTACGCACGCGTCGAAGTGCGGCAGCTGCCCGAGAGCGCCGTCGTCGGCTCCGCCGTCGCCGACGTCACCCACCTCCTCGCGGAACTCGTCGAGAACGCCGCCCAGTTCTCCCCGCCCCACACCAAGGTCCGCGTCAGCGGCGAGCCCGTCGGCAACGGCTACGCCCTGGAGATCGAGGACCGCGGCCTGGGCATGGGCAAGGAGGCCCTCGCCGAGGCCAACCGCCGCATCGAACAGTCCGAGGCCCTCGACCTCTTCGACAGCGACCGGCTCGGACTCTTCGTCGTCAGCCGCCTCGCGGCCCGCCACGAGATCAGGGTCCGGCTGCGGACCTCGCCGTACGGAGGGACCACGGCGGTCGTCCTGATCCCCATGCCGCTCCTGCAGAGCGCACTGCCGCCGGGAGGCACCTCCCCGGCCGGCCGCGCCAAGGAGACGGCCCCGCCCGTCGCCCACGCGCTCGCGCAGGACGAGGAGTCCGAACCGGGCGCGACCGGCCCACGCGCCCTGGAGCGCAGGCTCGATGCCGCACCGCCGCCCCCCGGCGTCATCGCCCTGCGGCTGCGCGGCCGCCCTCACGCCGCCGAGCAGCCCGGGTCCCACACCGAGCCGGACACCGGAGCGCACCCCCACCCCCACCCTCAGCAGCACCAGCCCCACCCGCACATCCACTCCCAGGGGCAGCCGCCTGTTCCGTCGCCGCCCCACGCCGAGGACGAGGCGGGCGGGCTCCCGCGCCGCGTCCGGCAGGCCAGCCTCGTACAGCAACTGCGCGAAGCCCCCAGGCCCGAACCGGCGGAAGCGGCCGGCAGCAGCCCGCGCGACATCACGGAACGCACCCCGGAGCAGGCCAGGGACCGCATGGCCGCCTACCGCGCCGGCTGGGCGCGCGGCGGCGGTGCGGCCCCCGGCCGGAACGGCCACCACAGCAGCGCCCACAGCAGCGAAGGAGACCTGGCATGA
- a CDS encoding NAD-dependent epimerase/dehydratase family protein yields the protein MSDTWLITGVAGFIGSHLLETLLRAGRHVVGLDNFSTGKKENLNEVEARVGAERWARFRLIEGDLRSRDACDAAVRGVGVVLHQAALNSVPRSMAHPVQVLRTNTIGSVNLFSSAAQAGVSRVVYASSSSVYGDVSTALRREPVLGEPMSPYAVSKRAMEQLAAVTHRNTGIALTGLRYFNVFGPRQNPDGPYSAVIPRWIRALLAAESPVIHGDGTQSRDFTHVENVVRANLLAVARPAGSCGVFNVGTGRGTSLNALFEILRSHVAAVPGRSKASAVQASTAPPRAGDVASALADLGLARQELGYEAVVGLDEGLRETVSHVAGVRGTRHSAEARR from the coding sequence GTGTCAGACACCTGGCTGATTACCGGTGTTGCGGGCTTCATCGGCTCGCACCTCCTGGAGACGCTCCTGCGAGCGGGGCGGCATGTAGTGGGCCTGGACAACTTCTCCACCGGGAAGAAGGAGAACCTCAACGAGGTGGAGGCCCGGGTCGGTGCCGAGCGATGGGCGCGCTTCCGGCTCATCGAAGGGGATCTGCGGTCCCGGGACGCCTGCGACGCGGCCGTGCGGGGCGTCGGCGTGGTTCTGCACCAGGCCGCGCTCAACTCCGTACCCCGGTCCATGGCCCATCCGGTCCAGGTGCTTCGGACCAACACCATCGGCTCGGTCAACCTGTTCAGCTCCGCGGCACAAGCCGGAGTGTCCCGTGTCGTGTACGCCAGCTCCAGCTCCGTCTACGGGGACGTCTCCACCGCACTGCGTCGTGAGCCCGTCCTGGGCGAGCCGATGTCGCCGTACGCGGTGAGCAAGCGTGCGATGGAGCAACTGGCGGCGGTCACCCACCGGAACACCGGCATCGCCCTCACGGGCCTGCGCTACTTCAATGTCTTCGGGCCACGGCAGAACCCCGACGGACCGTACTCGGCGGTGATCCCCCGCTGGATCCGGGCCCTGCTGGCCGCGGAGTCCCCCGTGATCCACGGCGATGGCACCCAGTCCCGGGACTTCACCCACGTGGAGAACGTCGTGCGCGCCAATCTCCTGGCGGTGGCCCGCCCGGCCGGTTCGTGCGGCGTCTTCAACGTCGGTACGGGGCGGGGCACTTCACTCAACGCCCTCTTCGAGATCCTGCGCTCGCATGTCGCCGCGGTACCAGGACGCTCGAAAGCGTCAGCGGTACAGGCGTCGACCGCGCCTCCGCGCGCCGGCGACGTGGCCTCGGCACTCGCCGATCTCGGACTGGCACGGCAGGAGCTGGGCTACGAAGCCGTCGTCGGCCTGGACGAGGGCCTGCGCGAGACCGTTTCCCATGTCGCCGGAGTACGCGGCACACGCCATTCCGCGGAAGCAAGGAGGTAG